TTAGCCTCATAGCATTCTGCATCTTTGTGCGACGACGTATCACTCTCACCTTGGTACCAAAGCATCGCCTTAATTTCACCACCGCCGCCGTTATGATGCACGGCGGCTTTGACCCTCTTGATCATATTCTCATACAAGTGGGTTCCACGTTCCCACTCTTTTATGGCTGTCCCGCCCACAGCACAAGGCACTAGGCCTACGATCCCCGCTCGCTCCTTCACTGCGTTGGCAAATGACATCCCCGGTCCCACCCCACATACTTTCTTGGTGTCGATGTCGTGGTGGAGTGGCTCACGCGCCGCTTCCCAGCGGAGGTGGGCGGTGAGGCGGAAGATGTTGGAAGGGTCCGGGGTACATTCTGGAGGAACGACGCCGTCCCAGTGCTTATGCTTAGAATGGTGGTCACGATTCACGCCGCCCCGGCCGGCCATGTTGCTCTGGCCTGAGAGGATGAAGATGTGTTTGGTGGGTTGGGCTTCATTTCTCTGAGTTGAGTTGTGCAGCTCCATGAATTGGAGGCTATCGGGTTTGTTTCAGATCCAGGAGGCCTTCCCAAGTGGCGGTGTTAAAATGGGGTTTCTTGGTTTTAGGCTTTTAGTGGTCTTTGGATTCCAATGCCAATTATTTTAGTCTTGTACTAGGTACTGGCTAATTATTTAGTCTTGTACCTGGTACTGATGTCAtatactttttccttttctaatttttgtggggataattttagaaactccttgagatttttgataattttgctagCCTTCCTTCAAGTTTTGAAAATATTGCAAACCTCACCTATTCATATATTTTTATAGCATGTCAGTCCAAATTAGAAAAAAGTGAGaacaaaatatttaattttaggTTGGATTGCACATTATTTATACCTTATTTACACGCATTGGCTTGTTTGCATCATCAATGCGTTTTTCaactatatttttattttacatatatctcatcaaaaaagtgttacagtatttttttcaaaaaattatcccaaataatctcctatccaaatacACTCGATAGCTTTCaatttcaaaaataccctttaGACTTCTAGCATcaccgattttttttttcaaatcttatCTTTAATTTAATTATAGATTACCTCCTTTGATTAGAGTTTGGTAGCAATCTTTTCCATATACTCAAGAAAATACACAAATGCTTCTTGATGgttaacaaatcaaatacatTAATCAACTTTCGTATTATGCTACTAAACAAGAAATTTGGCCAGTCTATCTCTGCATTTAccaacaagaaaaacaaaagcattAAGGGTCTGTTTGTTTGGATGGAAAAGGTTTTCCGGAAAACATTTTCCATGTTTTCCATTGTTTGGTTGATAATtaatttgggaaaataatttctGACAGAAAATAAGTTACACCCACGGGCGGAAAACAACTTCCTTATCCATGATTGTGAAGTTATTTTCCTTTCGTCTTCTTTTCACAGCCTCTTCATCAAGAAAAGACCAAACTCTTACTTTTTCGCAGCGACATCTCCTCAACTCCGGCAAATAAAAGCCTCAAGCGATACCATCGATAAAAGCCTCCGGCGACATCTCATcagcaaacaaatcccttcttCGCAGGCGGCATCTCCAACTCCGGTAAAGATCCACTTTCGGAGGTAACAGATCATCTCCCTtcccctcctctctctctctctcattttttttcctttaaaagcGGCCAATATCAGTTTGAAAAATTTGTCcttattagtttttttcctcccttttcctttgaaaaattgtCTAGAATTACTGGTGTAGATTCTTGAAGTTGGATTTGAATGAATTTTTGTGgttgcttttgttttagtttgttctTACCGGATTAGGgctatatttgatttaattgatGCTAATGAATTAATTTGGCTGCTGAGTTTTGGGGGTTTTTGATACTTGGAATCTGATTATTAATCTTGGCGCTTTTGTCTCGGCCCTCTAACTTGCTCAGAATCCGGGTAGGGTAGGGTAGGGTAGTGTTTTTCTTACAATCTGGTGAGAAGATGCTCTGGAAGAGGAGAGGATGGGAGTGTGAAATGTGGAAGTAGTGGACGGTGTCACTGCTCAAGGAAAAGGTTGTTATTTTCCGTCCTCttagatttttcaaatttcattttgttGTCTTTTTTGTGGTATTTATGGCCActgtcttcattttttttttaaaattccctTAGCAGGAAACACAGGGTGAAGAGATCAATCAAAGTACCTGCTATCAGTAACAAGCTTGCGGATATCCCTCCCGATGAGTACTCTTGGAGGAAGTATGGCCAGAAACCAATCAAAGGTTCACCTCATCCCAGGTACATTGCTAGTCTCTGCTATTCCATGATGGAGCTTGCTTTGACTTGCAGtaaaatccatagaaaaatCATCAGTTATTTATTATTATGCTTCTTGACCTACTTACTTTATTGTGCCCTCTCAGTGGAGTGATCTACAGTTTAGCTTTTAATTGCATCTCATCCACTTTGAATTTTGAAGTGAAAACGCTATAGTGCCAGGAATTGTTGCTCGTCTTTGATTCAGTTTTAGTTTGGCAAAAGGAAGGATTTGTTTCTTCTCCAATCCTATTTGCGTTTTATGTTTCTCTGATTCTTGGTGTGCTTGAGAGCTTCTTGGAAGTCGTGACATAATTATTTTATGAGCCTAACATTTAATCTTATCTCGGCCTTCAATGTGGGAGGGCTGAGGAGAAGAGTTGATCTCCAAGTGCCTAGATTCAACATTCGCTGATCTCTGTGCAGGGGATATTACAAGTGCAGCAACATGAGAGGCTGCCCTGCCATAAAGCATGTGGAGGATGCTTGGAGGAGCCTTCAATGCTGATTGTCACCTACGAAGGAGAACATAACCATCCAAGATTGCCATCATAATCAGCAAATACGTGAGACTTGTGGTCATCAAGCTTTTGGTTGTCCCGATTGCTCCTGTACACATCATGTCGCACTTGTTCAAGCTTGAGGTACAGGGGAACGAGCGtctggtgaaaaaaaaaagaagagaagttGGATTTTGAACCTTATTAGGTCTGGGAGCATACATTCTTGTTGTCATGATTTTAGAATTAGATGGGCTGTCATGATTTTCATTCTTGTTGCTATTGTTGTTATTTCGTTTACCTGTCTTATTTAGAGCAATTGAGTTATAATAGGTTGTGCTTCACGGGTGGACTTGATGCTTCTCTCACGTGTTAagatatttatttttcctggTTGTTTTTCAGCACCATTGAACCTTAGAGGTGATCTAGAAGTGAAAAAAGGAGGGCTGACTGAGTACCCTGCCACTTGCTGTGGCCATGGGAAGTTGTAGATGCAGGCCAACTGGATTTGTTCAAAGCTCTGGTCACTAAGTTTTTTCCTGTAAAATGTTCACATGAACATTGGTGACGTGTTGTACATATTTTTACTTTTGTAACCATTATTTACTACCTGGGCAACTGATATTTTTGGGACCGTTTTCCATTTGGAGatgtgattttcatttttgttgagcaatattttatattttggcaTATATTTGCCTCTGTATGTATTGAATTGTTCCAGATTTTTGATCCAACTGAGGCTGACAACATTTAAAGCAGGGATTTGAGTCACTCTAGGCTTGATAGGTGCTTTTATGTACCAATGGTTCTAATTTTGTACCATAAAAtatgtgttttatttagttcatTTCACAAAAGATGTTGTTTCTAGTGCAGTGgttatctaattttttttagtatCACTGATTTGAGACAATAAAGAAAATGTTGTGGCATCCAATTTGATAGAAGAGACTCTCGGCCCTTAATGATTATTTTTAAAAGGAAGATAAAAAGCCATTTCATTAGTATCATTAATAATTCCATTTAAGAATTCATGATGTAATATGaatacatattttataaaaatgataatatgatTATAATGGATAGAAATTAAAATTAACTTGTAATGAAATAAATGTTTTGAGAGTAGAAAAACAGTTGCAACATATTAACAAATAtatcagaaaatattttcattgacAAACCAAACATcggaaaattaggaaaaaagaaatttggaaaatattttcagttaatAACCAAACACtggaaaattatgaaaaaggaagtgattttccaggaaaatgacttcgatggaaaatattttccctaggaaaatattttcagtgcAACCAAACGGACCCTAAGTTTTTCCGGACAACCTTTGGTGCAGTATGGATATTAATGTTGGAAGATAGATGTTCAAGCAAACGTTAATAATATTATTTCAACCGAACACTTACAAGTTACAATCCTACTTGGTGGTTTGCTTGGTAATATAACAGCAATGATATGTGTTTTGCATAAGTGAAATGACTCATATTCAGTCCTTGATTACGGATTTGGTATAAGCCTTAATCCATACAGATACAGAGTACGAAACTCATAAAATCCCCCTTTCTACACAAAAGGTGAAGCTTGCACGCTTGAAAGCGTCCAGCAGCAACTTTTGTCAAAATGAAAAACTGACGAGTAGTTGAAACTTTTCGGCCTAATGGCCTAAAGGCTCATGCGTTTGGTTGGAGTTGGACTTTTGGGTTCGCCAGCAGATTACGTTTGGAAACACCTGTCCCACTATTTATTCTACGCTGGTGAAGGCAGTATATCAGCAGCGGTTAATGAACCACTTCTTGAAAAGGGTGGGTCTTAATACTCTGTTTGGACGGTAGGTGGGAGTTCAAATTTCATTCatagcaaaaaaaaatcaaaaattgtgCCAAAAAACACTCTTGGTCTAGTAACGTCGTCCACTCCTCTAGTTTAGAATAGATAGATTATACAATAGTTgtcgttttaaaaaaaaaaaaaactgcttaTTGGTTGAATTTTCACGCCCTGTTCATTTGAATTTTAAGATGGTTAACACTTAATGGTCTAATcttctgtgaatttttttttctgtgaaTTACTAAGAAGCCTGAAATCCGAATTATCCACACACACACATTTAATGATGAAATGCTTGCATCTATTCTTCTATATTAAAAGTAGTGTTTCATATTGCAGCTCCTTGATTCTTCCTTGTAATCTCCTTTCCTTTAGTGAGCAATTACTCTGCTTCTCTGAGCATGTCAAACGCTTATCAAGACAAGCAAGTTCTCATTATGGTGCTCACTTTCTTAACAACAAAGTAAAGATAAAATGCACCATATCATATGATAGACCGTCGGAATTCTGTCTTACACAAATACCAATTTCATTCATCATCAGTCAAACTTTGCAACACTTGTACGAGTTATCAACAAAAGCATTCCTCCCGCCAGACATTCTTCCAAGTCAAAAAGACCAAAGGCGATcgcccctttttctctttctctctctcttttttctccaCTATATTTAAGCTTTTGCCCAGCACCATGATTAGTACGAAGGAGAAGTCTGGATTCTATCAAGAACTTGAAGCGCATCTTTCATGGAAGGTCTCTTTTGCGGGTTTAATGAAGCACAACTAAAGCCTAGCTTAAAGCATTCCAGCATGGCATCCTCCCTGTTTGCCACGTCTCCTCTAATTGCCACATCAGCCAACCGTAACACCCGGTTCTTGTCTTCCATCAGCAGGCCGGCGGTCCACTGGCCCAATTCCCGGTCTGAAAACACTTTGCCCGTTAAAAGCTCGAGCAGTAGAATTCCAAAGGAGTAAACGTCCCACTTGGGATTAGGCTTCAGGTTATTGAGCGACTCTGGGGCGTGATAAGGTGATGTGCAACCCATGAAGCCTGCAGGTGCAATGCAAGGGCTGCCATTGATAGAGTGGTCGTGCAGCCCATCGCGAGAAGATGATGTAGCAGCAGTAGCAGTACTAGTACTGCTTCTCATGCTACCGAAATGCCGAGATGAAAAGGCATCTGTTTTGTAGCTATTTTTGCCATGTAGAAGCGAATGAAGCCCAAAATCGCTGATTATTGGCTCCATTTCTGGCGTCAAAAGAATGTTGCTAGGCTTGATGTTGCCATGCACATGTCTCTTTTCATGGACGTATGCTAGTCCTCTAGCAACTCCTTTTGCTACCTTTAGCCGGACTTGAAAGGGCATATGGTAAGGTGATGAGCCAACCTTTCCTGGAATTGGAAAATACAATCAAAATGTGAGTGCCTATGAAAACGCAGCTCAAATCACAATGGTAAATCTATAGAAATTCACATTTGatagccccaaaaaaaaagagagtaagGGGACTTGGAAACGTAAACGACATGCATATGATTGCAAATGGAAGTTCAATTTTTGCGCTTTCAACTTTAGAATAATTGATCAAAAAAACATCAAATTAAATCTGAAAGTGACCATTTTCCGAGAAACAAAATCATATAGCTTGTCGGCTTTGTCTATGTGAATCTTTGTGCCTTTGATAGAATGTTAGCAACGGACAGAAATGTGACTCATGCTTTTGGCGTATTATGTGTTTTTCTTCGGGTAGGCAGTGGGCGGTAGGCGAGGGTTATCCCCAAATCACATGGACATTAATGGAGAGTAAATGGATAGGAGCCACAGGCGTTCACAAGGGAATAgtttcagagagagagagagagattcgtTCCTAACCCAGTCTGTGACAAGCGGCGACAGCCTAGTATCATTgcaatgtgttttttttttttttttttttttaaagaaaaacttcaagaaattgcAATTCAAACGTAAAACCTACTAATTTAGTGACAATGAGATCACAAATTTAGTCAAATAACACGGAAAGATGTAAGCACATTAGTACTACTACCAGCCTACCACATTGTTAAGATCTAAAGACAAATGTTTCAACACAATGATAATAATGATGATAATGCAAAATGACTAGCATATTGGGTTCTAAAATCAAGCTATCCATATGCAACATTTTATTTTCCAGCGTCACTTCGGGGCAACAGAATTTAGTAGGATGATTTGGTGAATTACCAGAAGTTTCAGAACTATGAAAGTGTATTCCAGCAGAATTAAGATCGGTATGAAAAATAACTTCTTCCAATTGAAATCAGCTCCAAAAACTTTGATATTTTCTAAATCACTGAACTGCGGTAAAAGATTGAGATTTGGGGATGAAAAGAGCTTACTGTAACCGGCATTAGCTAAACTGCCGTTGGAGATGTAATCATAGATGACAAGCTTCTCATCGTCTCCCCAGTAGAACCCTCTGAGCAGAACCAAGTTTGGATGGCGCAGCTTTGCGATAGCTTTAACTTGACTCTCAAAGTCTTTGAACCTCTCAAAACCGCTCTCTCCAATCCTTCTAACAGCAAATGCAGAACCGTCCTCAAGTACAGCTTTGTAAACTATGCTTGCAGCAGCACTAGACCCCAGTATATATGCAGAAGCCTTCAATAAAGTCTCGATATCAAGTTCAGTTTCTCCATCAACCATCACAAGTGACCTTTCGCTCTTGTACTTAGTGCTCCGCTCCTTCTCATGATACTGATCTATTTGATGTCCAATGTCCATGTTCTTGTTTTCATCATCGCAGTCCGAGGCGGTAGCCTCTGATGTTTCTTCACCATTTCTTATAGTTAGGCACGACCAAGAGGGCAGGCTTCTTGAAGTTGTCTCCTTCGCTGTTGAGAGCTGTGAATCTTTGACGTTATCTTTCTGCTGTTTATCTACTGCTACTGGAAGTGGAATCTCTTTGCTTCCTTCATCTGCTCTTCGCTTCCTTAGTTGGTAGACATACAAACAGATAATTGCAAGGACTCCAATGCCAGCTAAATCTCCAATTGCAATTCCAGCTATCGTTCCTGGTTTTAGCCTGTGTTGTCCTTGATTTTGGGCTGCATTTGCTGCTGCTCCCGGTGAGCTTGGCAGGGGGGTCGAGT
This portion of the Coffea arabica cultivar ET-39 chromosome 2e, Coffea Arabica ET-39 HiFi, whole genome shotgun sequence genome encodes:
- the LOC113731467 gene encoding probable carbohydrate esterase At4g34215; translation: MELHNSTQRNEAQPTKHIFILSGQSNMAGRGGVNRDHHSKHKHWDGVVPPECTPDPSNIFRLTAHLRWEAAREPLHHDIDTKKVCGVGPGMSFANAVKERAGIVGLVPCAVGGTAIKEWERGTHLYENMIKRVKAAVHHNGGGGEIKAMLWYQGESDTSSHKDAECYEAKMETLIKNVRADLNLPSLPIIQVAIASGDGKYVEKIREAQMGMKMENVVCVDAKGLQLKEDHLHLTTQAQVQLGHMLADAYLSNFASSSSSSSSSV
- the LOC113731466 gene encoding probable LRR receptor-like serine/threonine-protein kinase At4g37250, coding for MSSWFRMRSFFHILWCFSTLFLRLLLPSLALNVDGTLLLSFKYSILNDPLSVLDNWNYDDETPCLWTGVTCAQVETPFGTPAMFRVISLVLPNSKLLGSIPEDLGYIQHLRTLDLSGNFLNGTLPNSLFNASELQVLSLSSNAITGGLPGFSGGGLKNLKLLNLSDNALAGNLPPNLPSLQELTVVSLKRNFFSGTIPNGFLYVEVLDLSSNLLTGSLPLEFGGERLRYLNLSTNKLSGPVSPEFAKKIPANASINLSFNNLTGEIPESMALSNQQTESFRGNMDLCGKPLKKLCTVPSSLSAPPNISTTNSSAPAIAAIPQTIDSTPLPSSPGAAANAAQNQGQHRLKPGTIAGIAIGDLAGIGVLAIICLYVYQLRKRRADEGSKEIPLPVAVDKQQKDNVKDSQLSTAKETTSRSLPSWSCLTIRNGEETSEATASDCDDENKNMDIGHQIDQYHEKERSTKYKSERSLVMVDGETELDIETLLKASAYILGSSAAASIVYKAVLEDGSAFAVRRIGESGFERFKDFESQVKAIAKLRHPNLVLLRGFYWGDDEKLVIYDYISNGSLANAGYRKVGSSPYHMPFQVRLKVAKGVARGLAYVHEKRHVHGNIKPSNILLTPEMEPIISDFGLHSLLHGKNSYKTDAFSSRHFGSMRSSTSTATAATSSSRDGLHDHSINGSPCIAPAGFMGCTSPYHAPESLNNLKPNPKWDVYSFGILLLELLTGKVFSDRELGQWTAGLLMEDKNRVLRLADVAIRGDVANREDAMLECFKLGFSCASLNPQKRPSMKDALQVLDRIQTSPSY